One genomic region from Pyrobaculum islandicum DSM 4184 encodes:
- a CDS encoding cobalamin-independent methionine synthase II family protein produces MSLPRAFITSVVGSWPRPTWLIEAFEKFEKGQMDQQTFNQYLDDAVKLAIKDQEEAGLDVITDGEQRRTSFVAFVGQKIRGFKIVRVEELHPNAKEIMKRYKAPLTLWRPVIAGYIEDSVLAVDEVQYAKKVTQKPLKVTLPSPYLIMWEAWHAKISAPYYPRPEDAAEAYVKVLRNEIARLIDAGVAFIQLDEPMLGDLIEAEQDKPDRYKQVASELYGQKYRGLKDEIQLAVDLVNETVKGYTTSVRIGMHLDRWPTEESPIVGYERLAPQLFDVKVKQYVVEYKHPRMGNPEEFAKILPTDKEIGLGSIDVRDPKRVETVDEVVAHVEKIVKYVDPTRIWLNPDCGFAPGMYRAFPRAVAIEKLKVMVKAAQILRQRYWWA; encoded by the coding sequence ATGTCGTTGCCAAGGGCGTTTATAACATCAGTAGTGGGCTCTTGGCCTAGGCCAACTTGGCTAATAGAGGCCTTCGAGAAGTTCGAAAAGGGCCAGATGGACCAACAGACCTTCAACCAATACCTTGACGATGCCGTCAAACTCGCCATAAAAGACCAAGAGGAGGCGGGCCTAGACGTGATCACAGATGGAGAGCAGCGGAGAACCTCCTTCGTGGCGTTCGTCGGTCAGAAGATAAGGGGGTTCAAGATCGTGAGGGTGGAGGAGCTACACCCCAACGCCAAGGAGATCATGAAGAGATACAAAGCCCCCCTCACCCTCTGGAGGCCTGTCATTGCGGGCTATATAGAAGACAGCGTACTCGCCGTAGATGAAGTGCAATACGCCAAGAAGGTCACCCAGAAGCCTCTCAAGGTCACCCTCCCCTCCCCCTACCTCATAATGTGGGAGGCGTGGCACGCCAAGATCTCCGCCCCCTACTACCCTAGGCCGGAGGACGCCGCGGAGGCCTACGTCAAAGTGCTGAGGAACGAGATAGCACGGCTTATAGACGCCGGCGTGGCCTTCATACAGCTGGACGAGCCCATGCTCGGCGACTTAATCGAGGCGGAGCAAGACAAGCCGGATAGGTACAAACAGGTGGCCTCTGAGCTCTACGGCCAGAAGTACAGAGGCCTAAAAGACGAGATACAGCTGGCGGTTGACCTCGTCAACGAGACGGTAAAGGGCTACACCACCTCTGTGAGGATAGGCATGCACCTAGACCGCTGGCCCACCGAGGAGTCCCCCATAGTTGGCTACGAACGCCTGGCCCCCCAGCTCTTCGACGTGAAAGTAAAGCAGTACGTAGTCGAGTACAAACACCCGAGGATGGGCAACCCCGAGGAGTTCGCCAAGATACTCCCCACAGACAAGGAGATAGGGCTGGGCTCCATCGACGTCCGGGACCCCAAGAGGGTAGAGACCGTCGACGAGGTGGTGGCGCACGTAGAGAAGATTGTCAAATACGTCGACCCCACCAGGATATGGCTAAACCCAGACTGCGGCTTCGCCCCCGGCATGTACCGCGCCTTCCCGCGCGCCGTCGCCATAGAAAAGCTAAAGGTGATGGTAAAAGCCGCCCAGATTCTACGCCAGCGCTACTGGTGGGCTTAG
- the trm10 gene encoding tRNA (adenine(9)-N1)-methyltransferase Trm10, which yields MTPLWKIFFQFLAQRGVDSLCLPLHFKCRWEIPQCVAVGVLVGRYAVCRWEGRGEFLGRWEGVEVLRGRGVGVCRWVLAKRCVGERLEVGFSPPERPRIVVDLSLWGEHTPGEKHELVEQILATLDAVRRVLWDGNLWVTNAPGEFLELLGLHARGLVHRMNISGGPPPLEKPVVLDPEGDCLFTEETARSHSEFIIGGIVDKERTAKSGTRRLAELLGVEKRCRIELRGSLVGVPDRINKIAEIVLSVLAGVPLEEAILRAQAKRDRVYRLMWEIQKRARRLPDGRLAITRDALAEANWLGAPPGEVELALRKTHAVVLG from the coding sequence GTGACTCCGCTTTGGAAGATATTTTTCCAGTTCTTAGCCCAGAGGGGGGTGGACTCTCTGTGTCTCCCTCTGCACTTTAAATGTAGGTGGGAGATTCCCCAGTGTGTGGCTGTGGGAGTACTTGTGGGGAGATACGCCGTGTGTAGGTGGGAGGGACGGGGGGAGTTCCTGGGGAGGTGGGAGGGGGTGGAGGTTTTGAGAGGCCGCGGCGTGGGAGTCTGCCGTTGGGTTTTGGCAAAGCGGTGCGTGGGGGAGCGGCTGGAGGTCGGTTTTTCGCCGCCGGAGAGGCCGCGGATTGTTGTCGACCTATCGCTGTGGGGAGAGCACACGCCGGGGGAGAAGCACGAGCTGGTGGAGCAGATCCTCGCGACGTTGGACGCAGTCCGTAGGGTGCTCTGGGACGGCAACCTCTGGGTGACGAACGCCCCTGGGGAGTTCCTGGAGTTGCTCGGCCTACACGCCAGGGGGCTTGTCCACCGGATGAACATCTCGGGCGGCCCCCCGCCTCTGGAGAAGCCGGTGGTTCTCGACCCCGAGGGAGACTGTCTCTTCACAGAGGAGACAGCGCGGTCCCATTCAGAGTTTATCATCGGTGGGATTGTGGACAAGGAGAGGACGGCTAAGTCGGGCACCAGGAGGCTGGCGGAGTTGCTCGGCGTGGAGAAGAGGTGTAGGATAGAGCTGAGGGGGTCTCTCGTGGGGGTGCCAGACAGGATAAACAAAATAGCCGAGATCGTGCTGTCGGTTCTCGCCGGCGTACCCCTGGAGGAGGCCATCCTCAGGGCCCAGGCCAAGAGAGACAGAGTCTACAGACTCATGTGGGAGATCCAGAAAAGGGCCCGCCGGCTCCCAGACGGCAGACTGGCGATCACGAGAGACGCCCTCGCCGAGGCCAACTGGCTGGGGGCGCCCCCCGGTGAGGTGGAGCTAGCCCTCAGGAAGACCCATGCTGTGGTTCTAGGGTAA
- a CDS encoding dipeptidase yields MFIDLHEDIAHYFLTSLSPQPFDVDAEWRQSDLPKLRRAGAELVVAAVFPFVNSYSGWSPSLQLALEGFKVYYALSETHGIKIVERRGDLAAPGLKFLIVLEGADVLSSADDLRLFYRLGLRALGLTWNLSNRWGGSCCGGRDRGLSEEGYGLVETAQRMGVLVDLAHAGERTALDVLEAARRPVVVSHANAVAVYSHRRNVGDEVLKKLRDVGGVIGLTFIPSTISSDPTPRDLAKHARYIRDKFGVEILAIGTDYLGISTTPQGLESVDKIPRLAEALIEAGFRREEVEAVMWRNAARVLREVLP; encoded by the coding sequence ATGTTTATAGATCTACACGAAGACATAGCCCACTATTTTCTCACCTCTCTCAGCCCCCAGCCCTTCGACGTAGACGCAGAGTGGAGACAGAGCGATTTGCCGAAGCTGAGGAGGGCGGGGGCAGAACTCGTGGTCGCGGCTGTCTTCCCATTTGTCAACTCCTACAGCGGCTGGTCGCCGAGTCTCCAGCTGGCGCTGGAGGGGTTCAAGGTGTATTACGCTCTGTCTGAGACCCACGGCATAAAGATCGTGGAGAGAAGGGGCGATTTAGCCGCGCCGGGGCTGAAGTTCCTCATTGTACTTGAGGGAGCCGACGTCCTCTCGTCGGCGGACGACCTAAGGCTCTTCTACAGGCTGGGGCTACGGGCCTTGGGCTTGACATGGAATCTTAGCAACCGGTGGGGAGGGTCGTGTTGCGGGGGGAGAGACCGCGGCCTTTCCGAAGAGGGCTACGGGCTTGTGGAGACGGCGCAGAGGATGGGGGTCTTGGTGGATCTGGCGCACGCTGGGGAGAGGACCGCCTTGGATGTCCTAGAGGCGGCGAGGAGGCCGGTAGTGGTGAGCCACGCCAACGCCGTCGCGGTGTATAGCCATAGGAGAAACGTCGGAGACGAGGTGCTTAAGAAGCTGCGCGACGTAGGCGGAGTGATAGGCCTCACCTTTATACCGTCTACTATATCCAGCGACCCGACCCCTAGAGATTTGGCGAAACACGCGAGATACATAAGGGATAAATTCGGCGTGGAGATTTTAGCCATAGGCACAGACTACCTCGGCATATCTACAACGCCCCAGGGCTTGGAGTCGGTGGATAAGATCCCCCGCCTGGCAGAGGCGCTGATAGAGGCCGGCTTCAGACGTGAGGAGGTGGAGGCAGTCATGTGGAGAAACGCCGCCAGAGTGCTCAGAGAGGTCTTACCCTAG
- a CDS encoding 7-carboxy-7-deazaguanine synthase QueE: MKFRVVEIFASLQGEGVNLGKPAVFIRLAGCPIRCRYCDTKYSWDPLGGVEIDAEEVVQRAAAYGQLGHVVITGGEPLIWRNLHELACPLRRLGTVEVETSGVYPPTPQLDACVDFYDVSPKLSNARVDALLHPHYPRSPKAWFKFVVGGEEDVEEAVRYVEKHGIPRERVFLMPLAETPEQHAEVLRRIWDAAVKHKLRVTPRLHVEAWGNVRGR, from the coding sequence GTGAAATTCCGCGTAGTTGAGATCTTCGCCTCTCTCCAAGGCGAGGGGGTGAACCTCGGCAAACCTGCCGTCTTCATAAGGCTGGCGGGCTGTCCAATACGGTGTCGGTACTGCGATACGAAATACAGCTGGGACCCTCTAGGCGGAGTTGAGATAGACGCCGAAGAGGTCGTCCAGAGGGCTGCGGCATACGGCCAGCTGGGTCATGTCGTCATCACGGGAGGGGAACCGTTGATCTGGCGCAACCTCCACGAGTTGGCCTGCCCCCTCCGGCGGCTGGGCACTGTTGAAGTCGAGACCAGCGGCGTCTACCCGCCCACTCCACAGTTAGACGCTTGTGTTGATTTCTACGACGTGTCGCCTAAGCTCTCTAACGCAAGAGTAGACGCCCTCCTCCATCCCCATTACCCAAGGAGCCCCAAGGCATGGTTTAAGTTCGTGGTGGGGGGCGAAGAGGACGTGGAGGAGGCAGTCCGTTACGTTGAGAAACACGGCATACCACGCGAGAGAGTTTTCCTAATGCCGCTCGCCGAGACGCCGGAGCAACACGCCGAGGTGCTCCGCCGCATATGGGACGCCGCGGTTAAACACAAGCTCCGCGTCACCCCCAGGCTCCACGTAGAGGCGTGGGGCAATGTCAGAGGTAGGTAG
- a CDS encoding SufD family Fe-S cluster assembly protein has protein sequence MASQGWFEKIRERAKAALNKPAPHGPDVDVTQFGDGRTPTSEEAVVAVANKVGVSMGAPAYYIQGDSAYFRYLSRIPGVEVYRVEEFADAYPDLAREYLWRLVPPDLDKYTAVAALRGVGGYVIRVKAGAKVRDPILACLSIVRGGLQAPHNVVIVEEGAEAVVYTGCVIAPEVVGLHVGISEFYVLRGAKLRYIMVHNWTKAAHVRPRTGVLVEEGGEYVGYYANLQEVNSLQTSPRIVLREGARAHATSILLGLGSAQIDVGTTAVLEGDGAAVELTTRALATDRSNITMRALVEAHKLSRGHVECSGLLLSGSANIVTIPQLAAYHQDAMLTHEASIGRLAEEEINYLQAKGFTYEEAVSLLVRGFVTTDIHRYLPEQARRYVESIEKVIVEKAM, from the coding sequence ATGGCTTCGCAGGGCTGGTTTGAAAAAATAAGAGAGAGAGCTAAAGCGGCGTTAAACAAGCCGGCTCCCCACGGCCCAGATGTCGATGTTACACAGTTTGGCGACGGGAGGACGCCCACTAGTGAGGAGGCTGTGGTTGCAGTCGCGAATAAAGTCGGCGTGTCTATGGGAGCGCCGGCTTACTACATACAGGGAGATAGTGCATATTTCAGATACTTAAGTAGGATCCCGGGGGTCGAGGTGTATAGAGTAGAGGAGTTTGCCGACGCATATCCAGACCTCGCCAGGGAGTACCTCTGGCGTCTTGTGCCGCCTGACCTTGATAAATATACAGCTGTAGCAGCTCTAAGGGGGGTTGGGGGATATGTGATTAGAGTCAAGGCGGGGGCTAAGGTGAGAGATCCTATCCTCGCCTGTCTTTCTATCGTCCGGGGGGGTCTCCAGGCGCCGCACAACGTCGTTATTGTAGAAGAGGGGGCTGAGGCGGTGGTCTACACTGGGTGTGTAATTGCACCGGAGGTCGTGGGGCTACACGTGGGGATTTCTGAGTTTTACGTATTAAGGGGGGCCAAACTCCGTTATATAATGGTACATAACTGGACGAAGGCGGCGCATGTAAGACCTCGCACGGGGGTTCTCGTAGAGGAGGGCGGAGAGTACGTCGGATATTATGCCAATCTCCAAGAGGTGAACTCCCTCCAGACGAGTCCGAGGATTGTGTTGAGAGAGGGGGCGAGAGCCCACGCGACTTCTATACTCCTGGGGCTGGGGAGTGCGCAGATTGACGTGGGGACGACGGCTGTATTGGAAGGCGACGGGGCTGCAGTTGAGTTGACCACGAGGGCGCTTGCGACAGACAGATCTAACATCACCATGAGGGCTTTAGTCGAGGCGCATAAGCTCTCTAGAGGCCATGTTGAGTGTAGCGGCCTTTTACTCTCCGGCAGTGCCAACATAGTCACCATCCCACAGCTGGCGGCTTATCACCAAGACGCGATGTTGACACACGAAGCCTCTATTGGGAGACTGGCTGAGGAGGAGATAAACTATCTACAGGCCAAGGGCTTTACCTACGAAGAGGCTGTGTCTCTATTAGTGAGGGGGTTTGTCACTACAGATATACACAGATATCTGCCAGAGCAAGCAAGGCGGTATGTAGAGAGTATTGAAAAGGTTATAGTTGAGAAGGCAATGTGA
- a CDS encoding ABC transporter ATP-binding protein: protein MFTVENLSVAVGGRALLGGVSFSISPGEVFYILGPNGVGKSSLLKAIMGIPGYEVVGGRVLLDGEDITKLKPFEKASRGLALAFQIPPRLQGVRVGVLLSNICRKTKCDYREVAKVVEVDHLLDREIGKLSGGEGKRVELATVLAQRPRVALIDEPDSGVDVESLVIVARALKELVKDAALIIVTHGAHIARHLPPDKVCVLYGGGFKKCGGREVLDAVFTYGFAGLV, encoded by the coding sequence GTGTTTACTGTAGAAAATCTCTCGGTGGCTGTAGGCGGGCGGGCTCTCCTCGGCGGAGTCTCTTTTTCTATTTCGCCGGGGGAGGTGTTTTACATCTTGGGGCCCAACGGCGTTGGCAAATCAAGTCTTCTCAAGGCGATAATGGGGATCCCGGGGTATGAAGTCGTGGGGGGCAGAGTCCTTTTAGATGGCGAAGATATTACAAAACTAAAGCCGTTTGAAAAAGCCAGCCGGGGCCTAGCCCTCGCTTTTCAAATCCCGCCGCGGCTACAGGGCGTTCGCGTAGGCGTACTTCTGTCGAATATATGTAGGAAGACTAAGTGTGACTATAGAGAGGTGGCTAAGGTCGTCGAGGTAGATCATCTTCTTGATAGAGAAATAGGAAAGCTCTCCGGCGGCGAGGGGAAGAGGGTAGAGCTCGCCACCGTTTTAGCCCAGAGGCCTAGAGTCGCTCTTATAGATGAGCCAGACAGCGGCGTAGATGTAGAAAGTCTTGTAATTGTGGCTAGGGCGTTGAAAGAGCTTGTAAAAGACGCTGCGTTAATTATTGTAACACATGGCGCACATATAGCTAGACATCTCCCCCCGGATAAAGTCTGTGTTCTCTACGGCGGCGGGTTTAAAAAATGTGGGGGTAGAGAGGTTTTAGACGCTGTGTTTACCTATGGCTTCGCAGGGCTGGTTTGA
- a CDS encoding PadR family transcriptional regulator translates to MAPPPWAFISRRGLREVVLWLLSDKPMNGAEVIRAVEELTWGFWKPSPGSVYPLLKQLEAEGLAKRREDGRYELTEAGRRAVKLIPWAKIPRPGAPRNIEEVVEELESWSMYLADVATTEPDRIAPYRERIRKIAEILQKV, encoded by the coding sequence ATGGCACCTCCGCCCTGGGCGTTTATATCGAGGAGGGGGCTGAGGGAGGTAGTGCTCTGGTTGCTCTCAGACAAGCCTATGAACGGCGCCGAGGTTATAAGAGCTGTGGAAGAGCTCACGTGGGGCTTTTGGAAGCCGTCTCCCGGCTCGGTCTACCCGCTGTTGAAACAACTCGAGGCGGAGGGTCTGGCCAAGAGGAGAGAAGACGGGCGGTACGAGCTGACGGAGGCCGGCAGACGCGCCGTCAAGCTCATACCCTGGGCTAAAATACCTAGGCCCGGCGCCCCGCGGAATATCGAAGAAGTTGTCGAAGAGTTGGAGAGCTGGTCGATGTATCTCGCCGACGTCGCTACTACAGAGCCTGATAGAATAGCGCCGTATAGAGAGCGTATTAGAAAGATAGCTGAGATTCTCCAAAAGGTGTAG
- a CDS encoding fumarylacetoacetate hydrolase family protein, whose product MKLLTFRRGEVRKVGLFKNGRILDLPEAYKAVFNTEEAPDFLYDMRRLIALGEPALEIVKKLDERARGPFYKPEEIKWEPPVPNPEKILCVAVNYREHGAETGIEPPDKPYFFPKFPNALVGHEGYVVKHRVVQKLDWEVELVVVMGRPGKYIEPERALDYVFGYTVGLDMSMRDWQNPDEKTARQYGKNWIWGKTMDTAAPVGPYIATRDEVPDPNRLGLRLWVNGQLEQEGNTSQLIFNIQQLIYWASQGITLRPGDLIFTGTPPGVGWAKGKFLKGGDIVEAEVESIGRLRAYIIEE is encoded by the coding sequence GTGAAACTACTTACATTTAGAAGGGGGGAGGTTAGAAAAGTTGGGCTTTTTAAAAACGGCAGGATTTTAGACTTGCCCGAGGCGTACAAAGCGGTGTTTAACACAGAGGAGGCGCCAGATTTTCTATACGACATGAGACGCCTTATTGCACTAGGCGAGCCTGCGCTTGAGATAGTTAAGAAGTTAGACGAGAGAGCCAGAGGGCCGTTTTACAAGCCAGAGGAGATAAAGTGGGAGCCGCCTGTGCCAAACCCAGAGAAAATACTCTGCGTAGCCGTCAACTACAGAGAACACGGCGCCGAGACTGGGATAGAGCCCCCCGACAAGCCCTACTTCTTCCCCAAGTTTCCAAATGCCCTAGTGGGCCACGAGGGCTATGTAGTGAAGCACAGGGTGGTACAGAAGCTAGACTGGGAGGTAGAGCTCGTCGTCGTAATGGGGCGCCCCGGCAAATACATAGAGCCAGAGAGGGCGCTGGACTACGTCTTCGGCTACACCGTCGGGCTAGACATGTCTATGCGCGACTGGCAGAACCCAGACGAGAAGACCGCCAGACAGTACGGAAAGAACTGGATATGGGGCAAGACTATGGACACCGCCGCGCCTGTGGGCCCGTACATTGCGACAAGAGACGAGGTGCCAGACCCCAACAGACTGGGGCTGAGGCTTTGGGTAAACGGCCAGCTAGAACAGGAGGGAAACACCTCCCAGCTCATCTTCAATATCCAACAGTTGATATACTGGGCATCCCAAGGCATAACCCTCCGCCCCGGCGACCTCATTTTCACAGGGACGCCGCCCGGGGTGGGCTGGGCCAAGGGGAAGTTCTTAAAGGGGGGAGACATCGTAGAGGCCGAGGTGGAGTCTATAGGCCGTCTCAGAGCGTATATAATTGAGGAGTAG
- the hemB gene encoding porphobilinogen synthase: MKFPTVRPRRLRTNKIIRDAVAETALDPSDFIYPIFVKEGPGREAIPTMPGQHRWPVGEELIKHVEEALALGVNKFILFGVVPEEQKDPHGSRGYDPEGPVPKALRLLKETFGDKILLFADVCLCEYTDHGHCGVVKTTGGRWHIDNDETIKLYAKEALVYADAGADFVAPSGMMDGQVAEIRKALDAHGFHHVGIMAYSAKYASAFYGPFRTAAASAPKFGDRRTYQMDPRNAHEALKEVAMDLEEGADIVMVKPALAYLDVIRLVKQHYPWAPLAAYNVSGEYAMVKAAAAAGYIDERVVTLEILTAIKRAGADLILTYHAPEAAKWLKDGTPF, translated from the coding sequence ATGAAATTCCCAACTGTCAGACCCCGCCGCCTCAGGACAAACAAAATCATTAGAGACGCCGTTGCCGAAACTGCCCTCGACCCCAGCGACTTCATCTACCCCATCTTCGTCAAGGAGGGCCCCGGCCGAGAGGCCATACCCACCATGCCCGGCCAACACCGGTGGCCCGTCGGCGAGGAGCTAATTAAACACGTAGAGGAGGCCCTCGCCCTAGGAGTCAACAAGTTCATCCTATTCGGCGTGGTGCCAGAGGAGCAGAAAGACCCCCACGGCTCCAGGGGCTACGACCCAGAGGGCCCCGTCCCCAAGGCCCTCCGCCTCCTAAAAGAGACCTTCGGCGACAAGATACTCCTCTTCGCAGACGTCTGCCTCTGCGAATACACAGACCACGGACACTGCGGCGTGGTAAAGACCACCGGCGGCAGGTGGCACATTGACAACGACGAAACTATAAAGCTATACGCCAAGGAGGCCCTCGTGTACGCAGACGCCGGCGCTGACTTCGTCGCCCCAAGCGGCATGATGGACGGCCAAGTGGCCGAGATCAGAAAAGCCCTAGACGCCCACGGCTTCCACCACGTGGGCATCATGGCATACAGCGCCAAATACGCCTCAGCCTTCTACGGCCCCTTCCGCACAGCCGCCGCCTCAGCCCCCAAATTCGGCGACAGGAGGACATACCAGATGGACCCCAGAAACGCCCACGAAGCCCTCAAAGAAGTCGCCATGGATCTGGAGGAGGGCGCAGACATAGTCATGGTAAAGCCAGCCCTCGCATACCTAGACGTAATCCGCCTAGTAAAACAGCACTACCCCTGGGCCCCCCTAGCCGCCTACAACGTCTCCGGAGAATACGCCATGGTAAAAGCCGCCGCAGCCGCCGGATATATAGACGAGAGGGTCGTCACACTAGAAATCCTAACCGCAATAAAAAGAGCAGGCGCAGACCTAATCCTCACCTACCACGCCCCAGAAGCCGCAAAATGGCTAAAAGACGGCACCCCATTCTAG
- a CDS encoding Lrp/AsnC family transcriptional regulator: MDSRLVDVLMEVQYDFPLVERPFAVVGERVGLGEGEVVEVLRGAVRAGVLKRIGAILNYRARGMEAALVGMAVPEDVIEVVAAEVNRDPYVSHNFQRDFKPYNLWFVTKARSREELEGKVAAVAGRFGLDYVILYSLRSYKVDVRFDLRRGVSWTKGEVMPESPPSVESLGVPQAFFSRVKSLPLVPEPFREVAEALGTSVGEALAKIRELIRLGVLRDLHGTLDGEAVGFRENAMVVVREPVCEAAARLNITTHVVLRNTVPGKWEYPCYFMVHGVSRQVLEDYIRDAVRKLGVSDYRVLYSVRGFLSGREMGRRVEQVAD; the protein is encoded by the coding sequence ATGGATTCTCGGTTAGTGGATGTGTTGATGGAGGTTCAGTATGACTTTCCTCTGGTGGAGCGGCCTTTTGCTGTGGTGGGTGAGAGGGTTGGGCTTGGGGAGGGGGAGGTGGTTGAGGTTCTGCGGGGGGCTGTGAGGGCTGGGGTGCTTAAGAGGATTGGGGCGATTTTGAACTACAGGGCGAGGGGGATGGAGGCGGCTTTGGTGGGGATGGCTGTGCCGGAGGACGTCATCGAGGTGGTGGCGGCGGAGGTGAATAGGGACCCGTACGTGAGCCACAACTTCCAGCGGGATTTCAAGCCGTACAACCTGTGGTTTGTGACTAAGGCGCGTAGTAGGGAGGAGCTGGAGGGGAAGGTGGCGGCTGTGGCTGGGAGGTTCGGCCTGGACTACGTGATCCTCTACTCGCTTAGGTCCTACAAGGTGGATGTGAGGTTTGACTTGAGGAGGGGGGTGTCGTGGACGAAGGGCGAGGTCATGCCGGAGTCGCCTCCCTCTGTGGAGTCGCTTGGGGTGCCGCAGGCCTTCTTCTCCAGGGTGAAGTCTCTGCCGCTGGTGCCCGAGCCGTTTAGGGAGGTGGCCGAGGCGCTGGGCACCTCCGTGGGGGAGGCGCTGGCGAAGATCAGGGAGCTCATTAGGCTGGGGGTGCTCCGGGACCTCCACGGCACTCTGGACGGGGAGGCGGTTGGGTTTAGGGAGAACGCCATGGTGGTGGTTAGGGAGCCGGTCTGCGAGGCGGCGGCTAGGCTCAACATCACCACCCACGTGGTTTTGAGAAACACGGTGCCGGGGAAGTGGGAGTATCCCTGCTACTTTATGGTCCACGGCGTGTCTAGACAAGTGCTTGAGGACTATATTAGAGACGCGGTTAGGAAACTGGGCGTCTCTGACTACCGCGTTTTATATAGTGTGCGGGGTTTTTTGAGTGGGCGGGAGATGGGGAGGAGGGTGGAACAAGTGGCGGACTAG
- a CDS encoding substrate-binding domain-containing protein, with protein MRFVTELRVEVGDASLGVDVFKALLAIDMTASMKRAAQTLGMPYTTLWNLVARAERALGARLVETSRKGGTKLTEEGRRSLRLYMAEAARRGIVLGLSDFIYAGSHDPAVEEALRGGEAYFVGSLQGLLMVAGGLAHFGGVHLGDNLQAVAAYAPHLCLVQGFRREVGVATRRPIADLSQLANMRLVNRPPGAGTRIHIDRLLRQLGLAPREAPGYYNIALTHDEAAAKVAAGEAEYTVTTRSTAERYGLHFKKLWEEDFDFVCKPEACGKTANFAANLKLGSGSQAKENIGRVVCP; from the coding sequence GTGCGTTTTGTGACCGAGCTGAGGGTAGAGGTGGGAGACGCTTCGTTGGGGGTAGACGTATTTAAGGCGCTCCTCGCTATAGACATGACGGCCTCTATGAAGAGGGCCGCCCAGACGCTGGGGATGCCCTACACCACCCTCTGGAATCTGGTAGCCCGCGCCGAGAGGGCCCTGGGGGCGAGGCTGGTGGAGACGTCAAGAAAAGGCGGGACAAAGCTCACGGAGGAGGGCCGGAGGTCCCTCCGCCTCTATATGGCAGAGGCGGCTAGGAGGGGGATAGTGCTGGGTCTCTCCGACTTTATATACGCCGGTAGCCACGACCCCGCGGTAGAGGAGGCTCTCCGCGGCGGCGAAGCCTACTTCGTCGGGTCGCTACAGGGACTTCTGATGGTAGCCGGGGGGCTGGCCCACTTCGGCGGGGTCCACCTAGGCGACAACCTCCAGGCCGTCGCCGCCTACGCCCCACACCTCTGCCTAGTCCAGGGCTTCAGGAGGGAGGTGGGGGTGGCCACGAGACGCCCCATCGCCGACCTCTCCCAGCTGGCGAACATGAGGCTGGTGAACAGACCGCCAGGCGCCGGCACTAGGATACACATAGATAGGCTACTCCGCCAGCTGGGCCTCGCCCCTAGGGAGGCCCCCGGCTATTACAACATCGCCTTAACACACGACGAGGCCGCCGCCAAGGTAGCCGCCGGTGAGGCAGAGTACACAGTGACGACGAGATCGACGGCGGAGAGATACGGCCTACACTTCAAGAAGCTCTGGGAGGAGGACTTCGACTTTGTCTGCAAGCCAGAGGCTTGCGGCAAGACGGCAAACTTCGCCGCCAATCTCAAGCTAGGTTCTGGAAGCCAGGCGAAGGAAAATATAGGCCGCGTGGTCTGCCCCTAG